In the genome of Arthrobacter sp. PAMC25284, the window GTGAAGTGCGCACTGTTGACGTGGTCGCCGGCGGCGTCATCGTGGAAAGCCTCGACGAGGACGAACTCGTTGGGGTTCTCCACGCTGCGGGACCAGTCGAACCAGAGGTTGCCGGGCTCGCGGCGGGTCGCCTCGGTGAAGTCGCGGGTCAAGTCCAGCCA includes:
- a CDS encoding putative quinol monooxygenase; this encodes MIFIVVKFNVKPDWTDRWLDLTRDFTEATRREPGNLWFDWSRSVENPNEFVLVEAFHDDAAGDHVNSAHFTKAMQDMPQALAETPQIISEKLEANGWGRMGELTVP